Proteins found in one Aneurinibacillus uraniidurans genomic segment:
- a CDS encoding redox-sensing transcriptional repressor Rex: MGKRNAVRRRGRKVKVPRISEAVVRRLPVYLRYLDSLQDLHVRTVSSQQLGEALDLNPAQIRKDLACFGEFGRKGIGYEVNYLIEKIKSILKLDQKINVVLIGAGHLGHAISNYNAYLKDNMRITAIFDADPNKVGKKIAGLTIQALSTLPETVKEMNIRIAIIAVPAEAAQNVADELMRCGITGILNFAPVNLRVIEGVRVHDADVTMELHSLAYYL, translated from the coding sequence ATAGGGAAAAGGAACGCGGTAAGAAGGAGAGGACGTAAGGTGAAAGTTCCGAGAATTTCGGAAGCCGTCGTACGGCGGCTTCCCGTATACTTGCGCTATTTAGATAGCTTGCAGGACCTGCATGTACGAACGGTTTCTTCCCAGCAGCTCGGGGAAGCACTTGACTTGAATCCGGCGCAGATTCGTAAAGATCTTGCCTGTTTCGGGGAATTTGGCCGCAAAGGGATCGGCTATGAAGTGAATTATCTGATCGAAAAAATTAAAAGCATCCTAAAGCTTGATCAAAAAATTAATGTCGTGCTAATTGGAGCCGGTCATCTTGGCCATGCGATTAGTAATTATAATGCCTATCTAAAAGATAACATGCGCATCACGGCGATTTTTGATGCCGATCCCAACAAAGTCGGTAAAAAAATCGCTGGACTGACCATTCAGGCGTTATCTACGCTTCCGGAAACGGTCAAAGAGATGAACATTCGCATCGCCATTATCGCGGTGCCAGCAGAAGCTGCACAGAACGTAGCGGATGAATTGATGCGGTGCGGCATAACTGGCATTCTAAATTTCGCCCCCGTAAACCTTAGAGTGATCGAAGGGGTTCGCGTGCACGATGCAGATGTCACGATGGAGCTGCACAGTCTTGCCTATTATTTGTAG
- a CDS encoding methyl-accepting chemotaxis protein, translating to MQSLQTKLLLFFGSLILLAGLLLSYILYASSTKLVLSSVGTQAEVTAEKARALIDTDTLVALTTEALKKTDDEENAKRVTMLPGYATMREKLYAYKEMNGLKYLYTMAEVKPGTYAYIVDGAAPNSEEVSLPGFTEKNEYPQLASIFATKTAQIGELNYDEKYGATITAYIPVMDKAGRMVGIIGADFDATAIYKMMSSQKKHMILITFCILLLALIITYLAARLIVRPLRLLSHTVQKIRTGDLTAHFVHTSKDEIGQLAHAFEEMVSDLNTMIGGIHNSSRQLTDASGELNVSKEAAVNTSERMVEQVEHLKHGADEQLHIIQDVNHTVRAIFQEIESIATHSESVHQRSESAAALARQGHTDITGAVEQMRAIQTLQASLEVDISHLGRRSQEIDEIVVTISQIAEQTNLLALNAAIEAARAGEAGKGFAVVADEVRKLAEQSGKAASRITYLIEEIQTHTSHVVEQMSTSTGQIDSGAVVIERSGSAFTAILDAIHIVTQQIEEVTGFTRQLAVNSRAITHSVGDVEAIASRTSAATATFGILTDEQQAVIEEFTASIDELTQMSHRLHALIGKFKVEQE from the coding sequence ATGCAAAGTTTGCAAACAAAACTTCTGCTGTTTTTCGGAAGCCTAATCCTGCTCGCTGGCCTGCTGCTTAGTTACATTCTGTACGCAAGTTCCACGAAACTTGTCCTGTCTTCTGTCGGTACACAAGCTGAAGTTACCGCAGAAAAGGCGCGAGCACTCATTGATACCGACACATTAGTCGCCCTGACAACGGAAGCACTCAAAAAAACAGACGATGAAGAAAATGCCAAGCGAGTAACCATGCTACCAGGCTATGCTACGATGCGGGAGAAACTGTACGCATACAAAGAAATGAATGGACTGAAATACTTATATACGATGGCAGAAGTCAAACCAGGTACATATGCGTACATCGTAGACGGGGCAGCTCCAAATAGTGAAGAAGTCTCCTTGCCAGGGTTCACGGAAAAAAATGAGTATCCTCAACTAGCTTCTATTTTCGCGACAAAAACAGCGCAGATTGGTGAACTCAACTACGATGAGAAATACGGAGCAACGATTACGGCTTATATACCCGTAATGGATAAAGCCGGGCGTATGGTTGGCATTATTGGAGCTGACTTTGATGCGACGGCGATTTATAAAATGATGAGCAGCCAGAAAAAACATATGATTCTCATCACCTTCTGTATTCTTTTGCTTGCTCTTATTATCACCTATCTTGCTGCTCGTCTCATTGTTCGCCCGCTTCGTCTTCTGTCTCACACTGTACAGAAGATTCGTACGGGAGATTTGACCGCACATTTTGTTCATACAAGTAAAGATGAAATCGGGCAGCTTGCCCATGCATTCGAGGAAATGGTATCCGATCTGAACACGATGATCGGCGGAATCCATAACAGTTCACGTCAGCTAACTGACGCATCTGGTGAGCTAAATGTAAGTAAAGAAGCCGCCGTCAATACAAGTGAACGCATGGTGGAACAAGTAGAGCACCTAAAGCACGGTGCCGATGAACAGCTCCACATCATTCAAGATGTCAATCATACTGTACGGGCGATCTTTCAAGAAATTGAAAGCATTGCAACTCATTCAGAAAGCGTACACCAGCGTTCTGAGTCTGCTGCAGCTCTCGCCCGTCAGGGACATACAGATATTACAGGCGCAGTTGAACAGATGCGAGCCATTCAGACGTTACAAGCATCCCTTGAAGTAGACATTAGTCATCTCGGCCGACGCTCTCAAGAAATCGATGAAATCGTTGTGACAATCAGTCAAATCGCCGAACAAACGAATCTGCTCGCTCTGAATGCCGCCATTGAGGCCGCACGCGCCGGGGAAGCTGGCAAAGGGTTTGCTGTCGTTGCGGACGAGGTGCGCAAACTCGCAGAACAGTCTGGTAAAGCTGCTAGCCGCATTACCTATTTGATTGAGGAAATCCAGACACATACGTCACATGTTGTTGAACAGATGAGCACCTCTACTGGACAAATCGACAGCGGAGCTGTTGTAATTGAACGATCCGGCAGCGCCTTCACTGCCATTCTGGATGCCATTCATATCGTTACACAGCAAATTGAAGAAGTCACTGGATTCACACGTCAACTGGCCGTAAATAGCCGGGCTATTACACACTCGGTTGGCGATGTAGAAGCGATCGCCTCTCGTACATCAGCGGCGACAGCTACCTTCGGAATACTGACAGATGAACAGCAGGCAGTCATTGAAGAATTTACTGCGTCCATTGATGAGTTAACACAGATGTCACACCGGCTGCATGCCCTGATTGGAAAGTTCAAAGTGGAACAAGAGTAA
- a CDS encoding amidohydrolase family protein — protein sequence MKKIIIHATVLTVNEKNDVVYDGAIAFENGRITYVGPTPDNLSDYEEVIDAKGRIVMPGLVNTHGHTAMSLLRGYADDLPLQEWLETKMWPLEAQFTAEHVRWGTSLSIVEMLKTGTTTFVDMYDHMDTVAELVAESGMRARLCRGVIGLCPPDVQTQKLEEASAFAAKWNGAAGGRITTMMSPHGAYTCPPDYIERIVARAYELDLPLHIHMSETEWEVQQNVNDYGSRPVEHLEKLGVFNRPTLVAHAVHLTDEELDIMQKYDVKVSHNPISNLKLGSGVARVPEMLEKGICVSLGTDSSASNNNLDLFEEMKMVALLHKGVRKDPVAVPATEALRMATICGAEAIFMEDRIGSLEVGKEADFIVIDSKQVFFQPAHDPISHVVYAASGRDVKDVYVQGVQVVKDGQCLTMDETAVIENANRMFATLEKK from the coding sequence ATGAAAAAAATTATCATTCATGCGACAGTGTTGACGGTTAATGAAAAAAATGACGTAGTATATGACGGAGCTATTGCGTTTGAGAATGGCCGGATTACGTACGTCGGACCAACGCCGGACAATTTGTCTGACTACGAAGAAGTTATCGATGCAAAAGGCCGAATCGTTATGCCGGGCCTTGTAAACACACACGGCCATACAGCGATGTCTCTGCTGCGCGGCTATGCGGACGATCTGCCGCTGCAAGAATGGCTGGAGACTAAAATGTGGCCGCTCGAAGCGCAGTTCACAGCAGAACATGTACGCTGGGGCACATCCTTGTCAATCGTAGAAATGCTAAAAACAGGCACGACAACGTTTGTTGATATGTATGATCATATGGATACCGTTGCTGAGCTTGTAGCCGAATCTGGTATGCGTGCCCGTCTGTGCCGTGGTGTAATCGGGCTGTGCCCGCCGGATGTGCAAACGCAAAAGCTCGAAGAGGCAAGCGCATTTGCTGCGAAATGGAACGGAGCTGCTGGTGGTCGAATCACGACGATGATGTCGCCGCATGGGGCGTATACATGCCCGCCAGATTATATTGAACGCATTGTAGCCCGTGCGTATGAACTTGATCTGCCGCTTCATATTCATATGTCTGAAACAGAATGGGAAGTGCAGCAAAATGTGAACGATTACGGCTCGCGTCCAGTTGAGCATCTGGAGAAGCTTGGCGTATTCAATCGTCCAACACTCGTTGCGCATGCTGTGCATTTGACGGATGAAGAGCTTGACATTATGCAGAAATATGATGTGAAAGTATCCCATAATCCAATCAGCAATCTCAAATTGGGCAGCGGGGTAGCCCGTGTACCAGAAATGCTTGAAAAAGGCATTTGTGTATCACTTGGAACAGACAGCTCAGCAAGCAACAATAACCTCGATCTGTTTGAAGAAATGAAAATGGTAGCACTCCTGCACAAAGGTGTACGCAAGGACCCGGTAGCTGTTCCAGCGACAGAGGCGCTGCGCATGGCGACGATTTGCGGCGCAGAAGCAATCTTTATGGAAGATCGCATCGGTTCACTGGAAGTGGGGAAAGAGGCTGACTTTATTGTGATCGATTCGAAGCAAGTGTTTTTCCAGCCAGCGCATGATCCGATCTCTCACGTCGTCTATGCGGCCAGCGGACGCGATGTGAAAGACGTATACGTGCAGGGTGTACAAGTGGTGAAGGATGGCCAGTGTCTGACCATGGATGAAACTGCTGTAATCGAGAATGCGAATCGCATGTTTGCAACGCTTGAAAAGAAATAA
- a CDS encoding tetratricopeptide repeat protein, with amino-acid sequence MLLTHYFSTLIEQLVKIEGAMKQANSECRQALYLEVLHLRAASDRIVEEWLRFEEKLVGVQRAFEQEENEEVYFASGEAGAIDERESPSSSHSEIYLSRPLAMRFRQGQGYFTLSMYEQAVQSFAGVVEEAPDMEIARLYLAFGFWLSRHQDVAAAQFRLLLQTSSHAFIQAASASALGCMAALDGQIEQSLVLFEQALATYPAFADARYNYALVLAHAGRFRDAVEAAKPLLDEADPDADVLLLLATCYVEEKQPDRAAELLGLAESLTLAADQQDDIAHMYEQLHRYTDAVRCYRELLTRRRDDADVWHGLGWSLWQEKREVQAALYLQYALTLAPKRPDYACSYAWVLLENGDYERADRIFQRIEQEYAYPLARAGRIELLLRAHRMKEALAMSEALLEHEDEDVRSLGHYHLGRIALAEGRGADALRHFTASKESGMIPESELYAGFVHYTSGKQQEAWQFWS; translated from the coding sequence ATGCTGCTTACCCATTATTTTTCTACGCTAATCGAACAGCTTGTCAAAATTGAAGGAGCGATGAAACAAGCAAACTCCGAGTGCAGACAGGCGCTGTATTTAGAAGTATTACATTTGCGTGCGGCAAGTGACCGGATTGTGGAGGAATGGCTCCGGTTTGAGGAGAAGTTGGTCGGTGTGCAGCGGGCTTTTGAACAGGAGGAAAACGAGGAAGTGTACTTTGCATCGGGTGAAGCAGGAGCAATCGATGAGAGAGAGTCTCCTTCTAGCTCACATAGCGAAATTTATTTGTCTCGTCCACTTGCTATGCGGTTTCGCCAGGGACAGGGGTATTTTACATTGTCGATGTATGAGCAGGCTGTACAGTCGTTTGCTGGTGTAGTCGAGGAGGCGCCTGATATGGAGATAGCACGTCTGTATCTTGCCTTTGGCTTTTGGTTGTCTCGTCATCAGGATGTGGCAGCTGCGCAGTTCCGCCTGTTACTCCAGACGAGCAGTCATGCTTTTATTCAAGCGGCTTCCGCAAGTGCGCTCGGTTGTATGGCCGCATTGGATGGGCAAATCGAGCAAAGTCTTGTGCTGTTCGAGCAGGCGTTGGCAACGTATCCGGCTTTTGCAGATGCCCGGTATAATTATGCCCTTGTACTGGCCCACGCTGGTCGTTTCCGGGATGCAGTAGAAGCAGCGAAACCATTGCTTGATGAAGCTGATCCGGATGCGGATGTTCTCCTGCTTCTTGCGACTTGTTATGTGGAAGAGAAGCAGCCGGATCGTGCGGCTGAGCTGCTTGGTTTGGCTGAGTCGCTTACACTTGCGGCAGACCAGCAGGATGATATTGCCCATATGTATGAACAGCTGCATCGGTATACGGATGCGGTGCGCTGCTATCGGGAACTTCTTACAAGACGACGGGATGACGCCGATGTATGGCACGGGCTTGGCTGGTCGCTCTGGCAGGAGAAGCGTGAGGTACAGGCTGCCCTGTATTTACAGTATGCGCTTACACTTGCGCCTAAGCGGCCAGATTATGCTTGTTCGTATGCATGGGTTTTACTTGAGAATGGAGATTACGAACGGGCCGACCGTATTTTTCAGCGGATTGAGCAGGAGTATGCCTATCCACTCGCACGGGCCGGACGCATCGAGCTGTTATTGCGGGCGCACCGGATGAAGGAGGCGCTTGCAATGAGTGAAGCATTGCTTGAACACGAAGACGAGGATGTGCGTTCGCTTGGACATTATCATCTTGGTCGCATTGCGCTTGCCGAAGGACGGGGGGCGGATGCGCTGCGTCATTTTACCGCCAGCAAAGAGAGCGGGATGATTCCAGAGAGTGAATTGTATGCTGGATTTGTTCATTATACAAGCGGAAAACAGCAGGAAGCATGGCAATTTTGGTCATAA
- a CDS encoding AAA family ATPase — translation MGKEIIIGVIPVLLAFLVFIGVNIAPFIIAVLVFGILAFLLSKQGGMSLTQKKQTVEVPQTTTQFGEIGGQERAKQELKEALDFLIHKDSLKQYGIRPLKGMLLTGPPGTGKTLMAKAAANYTNSAFVAASGSQFVEMYVGVGAQRVRDLFKEAKQKAEKNNQDSAIIFIDEIDVLGGKREGNQHREYDQTLNQLLTEMDGITTSESPRILMIAATNRADMLDDALLRPGRFDRQIVVDLPDMKARKQILKIHTKNKPLADDVDLEAIARDTFNFSGAQLESVTNEAAIYAFRDKSSDITQRHFAQAIDKVMMGEQTDRESTAEERERVANHELGHAIVSEVVRPKSVSQVSLRPRGQALGYVRQSPQQDRYLYTLENLEQQIMIALGGAVAEEMLYGGRSTGSRNDFEQALHLANTIIDTGLSDLGIVKLDMVSKEALHEERQRILNELLDRTRAVLREYFPVFTHALDHLLREEVLNGEEFRAMLEEARRLPKKNNVEELDSHMLRA, via the coding sequence ATGGGTAAAGAGATAATCATTGGTGTGATCCCGGTCCTTCTGGCGTTTCTCGTGTTTATCGGTGTGAACATTGCACCATTCATCATTGCGGTGCTTGTGTTTGGTATTTTGGCGTTTCTTCTGTCTAAACAAGGCGGGATGAGTTTAACACAGAAAAAACAAACAGTAGAAGTACCCCAAACAACGACCCAGTTTGGCGAAATTGGCGGGCAGGAGCGTGCCAAGCAGGAATTGAAGGAAGCGCTCGACTTTCTAATTCATAAAGATTCGTTGAAACAGTACGGCATCCGCCCGCTCAAAGGCATGCTGTTAACGGGACCGCCAGGAACGGGAAAAACGCTGATGGCCAAAGCAGCAGCGAATTACACGAATTCTGCCTTTGTGGCTGCATCTGGTTCACAGTTTGTGGAGATGTATGTCGGGGTCGGAGCTCAGCGTGTTCGTGATCTTTTTAAAGAAGCGAAGCAAAAAGCAGAGAAAAATAATCAGGATAGCGCGATTATTTTTATTGATGAAATCGATGTGCTCGGCGGCAAACGTGAAGGCAATCAGCATCGTGAGTATGATCAGACGCTTAACCAGCTCCTGACGGAAATGGACGGGATTACGACGTCTGAAAGTCCACGTATTTTGATGATTGCGGCCACAAACCGTGCTGATATGCTCGATGATGCACTGCTGCGTCCGGGCCGCTTTGATCGTCAGATTGTCGTCGATCTGCCCGATATGAAAGCCCGCAAACAGATTCTTAAGATTCATACGAAGAATAAGCCGCTCGCTGACGATGTTGATCTTGAAGCGATTGCGCGTGATACGTTTAATTTTTCTGGTGCGCAGCTGGAGAGTGTAACGAATGAAGCGGCTATCTATGCATTCCGTGATAAGAGTTCTGATATTACGCAGCGTCACTTCGCTCAGGCGATTGACAAAGTTATGATGGGTGAGCAGACAGATCGTGAATCGACAGCAGAAGAGCGTGAACGTGTGGCGAATCATGAGTTAGGGCATGCGATTGTATCGGAAGTTGTTCGTCCGAAATCGGTGTCCCAAGTATCACTGCGTCCGCGCGGTCAGGCGCTTGGCTATGTGCGCCAGAGCCCGCAGCAGGATCGCTACTTGTATACGCTTGAAAACCTTGAACAGCAGATCATGATCGCACTTGGTGGTGCGGTTGCGGAAGAGATGCTGTACGGTGGACGCAGTACCGGCTCACGTAACGACTTCGAGCAGGCGCTGCATCTGGCAAATACAATTATTGATACCGGCTTGTCTGACCTGGGTATTGTGAAGCTTGATATGGTGAGCAAGGAAGCGTTGCATGAAGAGCGTCAGCGGATTCTCAACGAACTATTAGACCGCACTCGCGCTGTGCTTCGTGAATATTTCCCGGTATTTACGCATGCGCTTGATCATCTATTGCGTGAAGAAGTGCTCAATGGCGAGGAATTCCGGGCTATGCTGGAAGAAGCCCGCCGCTTGCCGAAGAAAAACAATGTAGAAGAGCTCGACTCACATATGCTACGGGCATAG
- the dinG gene encoding ATP-dependent DNA helicase DinG: protein MKRLNTFAVVDFETTGNRPKEGDRIIQIGAVLVRDGEIVDRFASLVNPEVTISPFIEKLTGITDEMVADAPRIEDVLPQLLKMLDGAVFVAHNVFFDLSFLQNALADAGYRSFTGPLLDTVELSRLLLPAQEGYRLSDLAVGLDIMHDRPHQADSDAEATAYILLHLLKKLRSLPLLTIQRLRQMSRSFHSDIESLLADVEQAKVRAGEYEPGEMLEAVHQICLKRRLGTERLTDSPLALDGDFLSFVDGLFGEDGALAAYMPGFELRPAQVTMMKQVYESFESGRHLLVEAGTGTGKSLAYLIPAVYWAKQQQEKVVISTHTIQLQEQMYDRDLPILTAIFGEDAPRISVLKGRNNYVCMRKFAHSLEETQDNYDVQLSKSQMLVWLTETETGDAEGISLPSGGQVYWKQVQSDSNSCLNRQCQWFSRCYYHQARRRAQQAEVIVTNHSLLFTDMHAEHRILPAYGYAVIDEAHHFEEVASHHLGDMVSSYQVEGMLARLHPDKGVGLLEEVEIAVQAWDQGSYEESKHAIETAYQLVREAKDTMREMYQMLYQWSYQRAREAEEVGHTVMRYKPDDLNSRFGRAAVSAVRNGVDMLLDVGRKLELIYAGIHGDDAPSDMRGLLTDLGGVCKDCQSYAELLHNMVLQNDDEYVYWIELDVRSSTRRGIYLHRVPIDVSGTLRELFFDKKESVVLTSATLSVQSSFRYASDRLGLADLLAEGSMDTAMLASPFHYKEQTLVCIPSDIPSIKGSSEAQFVQALIDSLAQVAITTRGRMLVLFTSYSMLKVVYEPLKERLKEADISVLGHGVDGGSRTKLTKQFRTLEACVLLGTSSFWEGIDIPGEDLSCVAIVRLPFVPPNHPLTEARNQQLEAERKNAFMQLSVPQAVIRFKQGFGRLIRTSTDRGVVLVYDRRIVEARYGRLFLQSLPETTVLTKPTTELLDDIADWLDKP from the coding sequence GTGAAACGTTTGAATACTTTTGCGGTGGTCGATTTTGAAACGACAGGTAATCGTCCGAAAGAAGGAGATCGAATTATTCAGATCGGGGCGGTACTTGTACGAGACGGCGAGATTGTCGACCGGTTTGCTTCGCTTGTCAATCCGGAAGTGACCATTTCTCCTTTTATTGAAAAGCTGACAGGAATTACAGATGAGATGGTGGCAGATGCACCGCGTATCGAAGACGTGCTTCCACAGCTGTTAAAAATGCTTGATGGGGCGGTGTTTGTCGCCCATAATGTTTTCTTCGATCTTTCCTTTCTACAGAATGCATTGGCCGATGCAGGCTATCGTTCATTCACAGGCCCTTTACTCGATACCGTCGAGCTCTCTCGGCTTTTGCTGCCGGCACAAGAGGGATATCGGCTGTCCGACTTGGCGGTGGGTCTTGATATTATGCACGATCGACCTCATCAGGCGGATTCTGATGCGGAAGCAACGGCGTATATTTTGCTACATTTACTTAAAAAACTCAGAAGCTTGCCACTTCTAACCATTCAGCGGCTCCGTCAGATGAGTCGATCTTTCCATTCAGATATCGAGAGTTTGCTTGCTGATGTAGAGCAGGCCAAAGTGAGAGCGGGAGAATATGAACCAGGGGAGATGCTGGAAGCCGTTCATCAGATTTGTCTGAAGCGCAGACTGGGGACCGAGCGCCTAACGGATAGTCCGCTTGCCTTAGATGGTGATTTTCTTTCGTTTGTGGATGGATTGTTTGGGGAAGATGGAGCACTTGCTGCGTACATGCCCGGATTCGAACTGCGTCCGGCACAGGTGACGATGATGAAACAAGTGTATGAATCGTTTGAATCAGGGCGGCATCTGCTTGTTGAAGCGGGCACGGGTACAGGAAAATCACTGGCGTATTTAATCCCTGCTGTATACTGGGCGAAACAGCAGCAGGAAAAAGTCGTTATCTCTACGCATACGATTCAGTTGCAAGAACAGATGTATGACCGGGATTTGCCGATTTTGACAGCGATTTTTGGCGAGGATGCACCACGCATCTCGGTGCTCAAAGGGCGGAACAACTACGTATGTATGCGCAAATTTGCACACAGCCTAGAGGAGACGCAAGATAATTATGACGTGCAGCTAAGTAAATCGCAGATGCTTGTATGGCTGACAGAGACGGAAACCGGGGATGCGGAGGGAATTAGCCTGCCATCTGGTGGGCAAGTGTACTGGAAGCAGGTGCAGAGCGATTCGAACTCGTGTTTGAACCGCCAGTGCCAATGGTTTTCCCGTTGCTATTATCATCAGGCACGGCGACGGGCTCAGCAGGCTGAGGTTATCGTTACGAATCACTCGTTGTTGTTTACAGATATGCACGCTGAGCACCGGATTTTGCCGGCGTATGGGTATGCTGTGATTGATGAGGCCCATCATTTTGAAGAAGTGGCAAGCCATCATCTTGGGGACATGGTATCTTCCTATCAGGTAGAGGGCATGCTTGCCCGCCTCCATCCTGATAAAGGAGTGGGCCTGCTTGAAGAAGTGGAGATAGCGGTTCAAGCGTGGGATCAAGGAAGTTATGAAGAAAGCAAACATGCGATTGAGACGGCATACCAGCTTGTGCGTGAAGCAAAGGATACGATGCGTGAGATGTATCAGATGCTGTACCAGTGGTCGTATCAGCGTGCCAGAGAAGCGGAGGAAGTCGGTCATACGGTTATGCGCTACAAGCCGGATGATTTGAATAGCCGCTTTGGACGCGCTGCTGTATCGGCGGTGCGCAACGGCGTCGATATGCTGCTTGATGTCGGGCGTAAGCTAGAACTGATTTATGCCGGGATTCATGGCGATGATGCGCCGTCTGACATGCGCGGGCTGCTGACAGACCTGGGCGGTGTATGCAAAGACTGCCAGTCGTATGCAGAACTGCTGCACAATATGGTATTGCAGAACGATGACGAGTATGTATACTGGATTGAACTGGATGTGCGCAGCAGTACCCGACGCGGCATATATTTGCACCGCGTACCGATTGATGTATCCGGCACGCTGCGTGAACTGTTTTTTGATAAAAAGGAAAGTGTTGTGTTAACATCCGCTACTTTGAGCGTTCAGTCATCGTTTCGTTATGCGTCAGATCGGCTCGGGCTTGCGGACTTGCTGGCAGAAGGCAGCATGGACACAGCTATGCTTGCTTCTCCTTTTCATTATAAAGAGCAGACACTTGTTTGTATTCCAAGCGATATTCCAAGCATCAAAGGTTCGTCAGAAGCACAGTTTGTCCAGGCGCTGATTGACTCGCTTGCACAAGTAGCTATTACGACACGCGGGCGGATGCTTGTACTATTTACATCGTATTCGATGCTAAAGGTCGTGTACGAACCGCTTAAGGAACGGCTCAAAGAAGCTGACATTAGTGTGCTTGGCCACGGGGTCGATGGAGGAAGTCGAACGAAGCTGACAAAGCAGTTCCGAACGCTTGAGGCGTGTGTGCTGCTCGGTACAAGTAGCTTCTGGGAAGGTATCGATATTCCAGGAGAGGACCTGTCCTGTGTGGCGATCGTTCGCCTGCCGTTCGTGCCGCCTAATCACCCGCTCACGGAAGCACGCAATCAGCAGCTTGAGGCAGAGCGGAAAAATGCTTTTATGCAGCTTTCAGTTCCGCAAGCTGTTATTCGTTTCAAACAAGGATTTGGGCGTCTGATTCGTACGAGTACTGACCGTGGTGTCGTACTGGTGTATGACCGCCGCATTGTTGAGGCACGCTACGGGCGGCTGTTCCTACAGTCACTTCCGGAAACGACCGTATTAACGAAACCCACCACAGAACTGCTTGATGATATTGCAGATTGGCTGGACAAACCGTAA
- a CDS encoding pyridoxal phosphate-dependent aminotransferase has translation MKLAQRVAQITPSKTLAITAKAKELKSQGYDVVGLGAGEPDFNTPQHIIDAAVKAMEQGLTKYTAASGIVELKQAICDKLQRDNNLTYKPSQIVVCNGAKHALYNLFQAILDPGDEVIVPIPYWVSYPEMVTLADGVPVFVEGAEENEFKITPQQLRDAITDKTRAVVINSPSNPTGSIYSREDLQALADICVEKDILIVSDEIYEKLVYDGAEHVSIASLGQEVYDRTIVINGMSKPYSMTGWRIGYAAGNEELIKAMTNLSSHSTSNPTTFAQYGALAALEGSQEALEMMRVEFDKRRKAVVELMNDIEGIHCVAPKGAFYLFANVSEAMKKGGYSDVDAWAEALLAKEYVALIPGSGFGAPNHIRISYATSLEQLQKGLARIKKFVEGE, from the coding sequence ATGAAGTTAGCACAGCGCGTAGCGCAGATTACTCCATCCAAGACGCTTGCCATCACGGCAAAAGCGAAAGAACTGAAAAGCCAGGGTTATGATGTAGTAGGTCTTGGTGCCGGTGAACCGGACTTTAATACTCCGCAGCATATTATTGATGCGGCTGTTAAAGCGATGGAGCAAGGCCTGACAAAATACACAGCAGCGTCTGGAATTGTGGAATTAAAGCAGGCAATCTGCGATAAACTTCAGCGCGATAATAACCTGACATATAAGCCATCGCAGATCGTTGTATGCAACGGTGCGAAGCATGCATTATATAACTTGTTCCAAGCGATTCTTGATCCAGGTGATGAAGTAATCGTACCGATTCCGTACTGGGTAAGCTACCCGGAAATGGTTACACTTGCGGATGGCGTTCCTGTATTCGTAGAGGGTGCGGAAGAGAACGAATTCAAAATCACGCCGCAACAACTGCGTGATGCGATTACTGACAAAACACGTGCGGTTGTAATCAACTCCCCAAGCAATCCGACAGGCAGCATCTACAGCCGTGAAGATCTGCAGGCGCTTGCAGATATATGTGTGGAGAAAGACATCCTGATCGTATCAGATGAAATTTATGAGAAGCTTGTATATGATGGTGCTGAACATGTAAGCATCGCAAGCCTTGGACAAGAAGTATATGATCGTACGATTGTCATTAACGGTATGTCCAAACCATACTCTATGACAGGCTGGCGAATTGGCTATGCGGCAGGGAACGAAGAGCTTATTAAAGCGATGACGAACCTGTCAAGCCACAGTACATCTAACCCAACAACATTTGCTCAATACGGTGCACTTGCAGCACTCGAAGGTTCACAGGAAGCGCTTGAGATGATGCGTGTTGAATTCGACAAGCGCCGCAAAGCAGTAGTAGAACTGATGAATGACATTGAGGGCATTCACTGTGTGGCGCCGAAGGGTGCATTCTACCTGTTTGCAAACGTAAGCGAAGCAATGAAAAAAGGCGGCTATTCAGATGTAGATGCATGGGCAGAAGCACTGCTGGCAAAAGAATATGTGGCTCTGATTCCAGGTAGCGGCTTTGGTGCGCCGAACCACATTCGTATTTCGTATGCTACATCGCTTGAACAGCTTCAAAAAGGCCTGGCTCGTATTAAAAAGTTCGTAGAAGGCGAATAA